The following proteins come from a genomic window of Carassius gibelio isolate Cgi1373 ecotype wild population from Czech Republic chromosome B8, carGib1.2-hapl.c, whole genome shotgun sequence:
- the smarcad1a gene encoding SWI/SNF-related matrix-associated actin-dependent regulator of chromatin subfamily A containing DEAD/H box 1A isoform X1 has product MRLSRSFYYRTQSDRFRFQRDNATERHFKSSDGSSSDKENKPAHQRKTDGRCASGKASRHALEDVSADDKVVRMSKDTTSESENQISKDMEDKIIKLMEIFPQKSKKDLLEVVESTSTLEGAVAHCLMIYGDHDAGRRKGKAGHSEDDDNDQPKKRRKIVHSESEEEEEDSDDEESQEPSRAKQEALLKKLKKKLPDIEKEVLRDVLREHDWDYENALGSLLVFSSTDSSSPDDQRQKSKSHHSREKKDKSSQKPDGSSSLSRWLTTAPSPVPKVSSVSTPKPQKSAVSQSTSKNTSFKWKRDDESPLNDVSASEDEEEIDSDVESISDDLDSEDEDSISGNLQDKIIEFLQEASLDELALISGCSFKKAQKIISLRPFNTWKDVKEQFFKDNGLSIDLVHGCKVVLKERQVVRDLMGRCERIAKKMTKDVTQVIEAGMGSIKQPQILNRNFKLQPYQLIGLKWLILLHQHKLSGILADEMGLGKTIQAISFLAHLYEKGIKGPHLITVPSSTLDNWVRELGLWCPSLKVLIYYGSVEDRRYLRQDILSGLVEFNIIVSTYNLTIGNDHDRSLFRKLRLKYAVFDEGHMLKNMNSLRYRHLMAINAEHRLLLTGTPLQNNLLELMSLLNFIMPSMFSSSTSQISKMFSTRSSEEESSFHKERIAQAKLIMKPFILRRVKSEVLKELPPKVEKVEMCPMSDAQQKLYDKLFKRLKKAPNGEKRELCNVMMQLRKMANHPLLHRQYYTSDKLAAMSKAMLKEPTHFDADPALIQEDMEVMSDFELHNLCKQYSSISSFQLEKALLLDSGKFALLTKILTRLKEKGDRVVLFSQFTMVLDIVEILLKHLDHQFVRLDGSTPMAERIGLIDKYNTNPEIFVFLLSTRAGGQGINLASANTVILHDIDCNPFNDKQAEDRCHRMGQTRTVQVIKLISRDSIEACMLRVGQEKLKLEQDMTTDGEEDGVMTEQMAELLKVSLGL; this is encoded by the exons ATGAGGCTGTCCAGAAGCTTTTATTATAGAACACAATCAG ACCGGTTCCGTTTCCAAAGGGACAACGCAACAGAGAGACACTTTAAATCTTCGGACGGATCCAGCTCGGATAAGGAGAATAAACCGG CCCACCAAAGAAAGACAGATGGTCGATGTGCATCAGGCAAGGCATCAAGACACGCATTAGAGGATGTTTCTGCAGATGACAAAGTTGTCAGGATGAGCAA GGACACAACATCAGAGTCCGAGAACCAGATTAGCAAGGATATGGAGGACAAAATCATCAAACTAATGGAAATATTCCCTCAGAAGAGCAAGAAAGATCTACTGGAG GTAGTTGAAAGCACTAGCACACTAGAAGGAGCTGTAGCACATTGTTTGATGATTTACGGAGATCACG ATGCAGGCAGACGGAAAGGCAAAGCAGGGCATAGTGAAGATGATGATAACGATCAGCCGAAGAAAAGGAGAAAAATTGTG CATTCAGAAtctgaagaggaggaagaagattCTGATGATGAGGAGAGTCAGGAGCCAAGCAGAGCAAAACAAGAGGCTCTGTTAAAAAAGCTGAAGAAAAAACTGCCTGATATAGAAAAAGAG GTGCTGAGAGATGTCCTGAGAGAGCATGACTGGGACTATGAGAATGCCTTGGGTTCACTGCTTGTGTTTTCATCAACAG ATTCAAGTTCACCAGATGATCAGAGACAAAAGTCAAAATCACATCACTCCAGGGAAAAAAAGGACAAGAGCTCTCAAAAGCCTGACGGCTCATCTAGCCTGTCGAGATGGCTGACGACTGCACCCTCTCCCGTGCCAAAAGTCTCTAGTGTGTCTACTCCAAAACCACAAAAATCAGCAGTCAGCCAAAGCACGTCTAAAAACACGTCCTTTAAGTGGAAGAGGGACGATGAATCGCCATTAAATGATGTCAGTGCCTCTGAGGATGAAGAGGAGATTGACAGTGATGTTGAGAGTATCTCTGATGATCTGGACTCGGAGGATGAGGACAGCATCTCGGGCAATCTCCAGGACAAGATCATTGAGTTTCTCCAAGAAGCTTCCCTAGATGAGCTTGCGCTAATATCTGGCTGCTCATTCAAAAAAGCCCAGAAGATCATTTCGCTGAGGCCTTTCAACACTTGGAAAGATGTG aaaGAGCAGTTCTTCAAGGATAATGGCCTGTCTATAGATCTGGTACATGGCTGCAAGGTTGTGCTTAAGGAGAGGCAGGTGGTTCGAGACCTTATGGGAAGATGTGAGAGAATTGCAAAGAAAATGACTAAAGATGTTACCCAGGTCATAGAAGCAGGCATGGGCTCCATCAAGCAACCCCAAATCCTGAACCGCAA TTTCAAACTCCAGCCATATCAGCTGATTGGCTTGAAGTGGCTGATTCTTCTGCACCAGCACAAGCTGAGTGGAATCCTGGCAGATGAAATG GGGCTGGGTAAAACTATTCAGGCTATCTCTTTCCTGGCTCATTTGTATGAAAAAGGAATCAAGGGCCCTCATCTTATTACCGTACCTTCGTCCACACTGG ACAACTGGGTTCGTGAGCTGGGTCTTTGGTGTCCCAGTCTTAAAGTTCTTATTTACTATG GGTCTGTGGAAGACCGCAGATACTTGCGACAAGACATCCTCAGTGGCTTAGTTGAATTCAACATCATAGTATCCAC ATACAATCTCACAATAGGGAATGACCATGACCGCAGTCTGTTCCGCAAGCTGAGGCTGAAGTATGCTGTGTTTGATGAGGGCCACATGCTGAAAAATATGAACTCTCTACGCTACCGCCACCTCATGGCCATCAAT GCTGAGCACAGATTGTTGCTGACCGGAACACCTTTACAGAACAATCTGCTGGAGCTCATGTCACTCCTGAATTTCATCATGCCCTCCATGTTCTCCAGCAGTACCTCACAGATCTCCAAAATGTTCTCTACG AGGTCATCAGAGGAAGAAAGCAGTTTTCACAAGGAAAGAATTGCTCAGGCCAAACTTATCATGAAGCCTTTCATTCTGAGACGAGTCAAGAGTGAG GTGTTAAAAGAGCTTCCACCGAAAGTGGAGAAGGTTGAAATGTGTCCCATGAGTGATGCCCAGCAGAAGCTGTATGACAAACTTTTCAAAAGACTCAAGAAGGCTCCGAATGGAGAGA AGCGGGAGCTCTGTAATGTTATGATGCAGCTGAGAAAGATGGCTAATCATCCGTTGCTGCACCGCCAGTACTACACCAGTGACAAATTGGCTGCCATGAGTAAAGCCATGCTTAAG GAGCCAACACATTTTGATGCCGACCCTGCACTGATCCAGGAGGACATGGAGGTGATGTCTGATTTTGAGCTGCATAATTTATGTAAACAGTACAGCTCCATCAGCAGTTTTCAGCTGGAGAAAGCACTACTCTTAGACTCTGGAAAGTTTGCACTTTTAACCAAAATACTCACCAGGCTCAAAGAAAAG GGTGATAGGGTTGTCCTTTTCAGTCAGTTCACCATGGTGCTGGACATTGTGGAGATTCTGCTCAAACACCTTGACCATCAGTTTGTTCGACTGGATGGTTCTACTCCCATGGCGGAGAG GATTGGTCTCATCGACAAATACAATACAAACCCTGAAATTTTTGTGTTCCTCCTGTCGACTCGGGCTGGGGGGCAGGGAATCAACCTTGCCTCTGCAAACACAGTGATACTGCATGACATTGATTGCAATCCATTCAATGATAAACAAGCAGAGGACCGCTGTCATCGAATGGGGCAAACCAG AACCGTGCAGGTGATCAAGCTCATCAGCAGAGATTCGATTGAGGCCTGCATGCTCCGTGTGGGACAGGAGAAGCTGAAACTAGAACAGGACATGACTACTGATGGAG
- the smarcad1a gene encoding SWI/SNF-related matrix-associated actin-dependent regulator of chromatin subfamily A containing DEAD/H box 1A isoform X2 encodes MSKDTTSESENQISKDMEDKIIKLMEIFPQKSKKDLLEVVESTSTLEGAVAHCLMIYGDHDAGRRKGKAGHSEDDDNDQPKKRRKIVHSESEEEEEDSDDEESQEPSRAKQEALLKKLKKKLPDIEKEVLRDVLREHDWDYENALGSLLVFSSTDSSSPDDQRQKSKSHHSREKKDKSSQKPDGSSSLSRWLTTAPSPVPKVSSVSTPKPQKSAVSQSTSKNTSFKWKRDDESPLNDVSASEDEEEIDSDVESISDDLDSEDEDSISGNLQDKIIEFLQEASLDELALISGCSFKKAQKIISLRPFNTWKDVKEQFFKDNGLSIDLVHGCKVVLKERQVVRDLMGRCERIAKKMTKDVTQVIEAGMGSIKQPQILNRNFKLQPYQLIGLKWLILLHQHKLSGILADEMGLGKTIQAISFLAHLYEKGIKGPHLITVPSSTLDNWVRELGLWCPSLKVLIYYGSVEDRRYLRQDILSGLVEFNIIVSTYNLTIGNDHDRSLFRKLRLKYAVFDEGHMLKNMNSLRYRHLMAINAEHRLLLTGTPLQNNLLELMSLLNFIMPSMFSSSTSQISKMFSTRSSEEESSFHKERIAQAKLIMKPFILRRVKSEVLKELPPKVEKVEMCPMSDAQQKLYDKLFKRLKKAPNGEKRELCNVMMQLRKMANHPLLHRQYYTSDKLAAMSKAMLKEPTHFDADPALIQEDMEVMSDFELHNLCKQYSSISSFQLEKALLLDSGKFALLTKILTRLKEKGDRVVLFSQFTMVLDIVEILLKHLDHQFVRLDGSTPMAERIGLIDKYNTNPEIFVFLLSTRAGGQGINLASANTVILHDIDCNPFNDKQAEDRCHRMGQTRTVQVIKLISRDSIEACMLRVGQEKLKLEQDMTTDGEEDGVMTEQMAELLKVSLGL; translated from the exons ATGAGCAA GGACACAACATCAGAGTCCGAGAACCAGATTAGCAAGGATATGGAGGACAAAATCATCAAACTAATGGAAATATTCCCTCAGAAGAGCAAGAAAGATCTACTGGAG GTAGTTGAAAGCACTAGCACACTAGAAGGAGCTGTAGCACATTGTTTGATGATTTACGGAGATCACG ATGCAGGCAGACGGAAAGGCAAAGCAGGGCATAGTGAAGATGATGATAACGATCAGCCGAAGAAAAGGAGAAAAATTGTG CATTCAGAAtctgaagaggaggaagaagattCTGATGATGAGGAGAGTCAGGAGCCAAGCAGAGCAAAACAAGAGGCTCTGTTAAAAAAGCTGAAGAAAAAACTGCCTGATATAGAAAAAGAG GTGCTGAGAGATGTCCTGAGAGAGCATGACTGGGACTATGAGAATGCCTTGGGTTCACTGCTTGTGTTTTCATCAACAG ATTCAAGTTCACCAGATGATCAGAGACAAAAGTCAAAATCACATCACTCCAGGGAAAAAAAGGACAAGAGCTCTCAAAAGCCTGACGGCTCATCTAGCCTGTCGAGATGGCTGACGACTGCACCCTCTCCCGTGCCAAAAGTCTCTAGTGTGTCTACTCCAAAACCACAAAAATCAGCAGTCAGCCAAAGCACGTCTAAAAACACGTCCTTTAAGTGGAAGAGGGACGATGAATCGCCATTAAATGATGTCAGTGCCTCTGAGGATGAAGAGGAGATTGACAGTGATGTTGAGAGTATCTCTGATGATCTGGACTCGGAGGATGAGGACAGCATCTCGGGCAATCTCCAGGACAAGATCATTGAGTTTCTCCAAGAAGCTTCCCTAGATGAGCTTGCGCTAATATCTGGCTGCTCATTCAAAAAAGCCCAGAAGATCATTTCGCTGAGGCCTTTCAACACTTGGAAAGATGTG aaaGAGCAGTTCTTCAAGGATAATGGCCTGTCTATAGATCTGGTACATGGCTGCAAGGTTGTGCTTAAGGAGAGGCAGGTGGTTCGAGACCTTATGGGAAGATGTGAGAGAATTGCAAAGAAAATGACTAAAGATGTTACCCAGGTCATAGAAGCAGGCATGGGCTCCATCAAGCAACCCCAAATCCTGAACCGCAA TTTCAAACTCCAGCCATATCAGCTGATTGGCTTGAAGTGGCTGATTCTTCTGCACCAGCACAAGCTGAGTGGAATCCTGGCAGATGAAATG GGGCTGGGTAAAACTATTCAGGCTATCTCTTTCCTGGCTCATTTGTATGAAAAAGGAATCAAGGGCCCTCATCTTATTACCGTACCTTCGTCCACACTGG ACAACTGGGTTCGTGAGCTGGGTCTTTGGTGTCCCAGTCTTAAAGTTCTTATTTACTATG GGTCTGTGGAAGACCGCAGATACTTGCGACAAGACATCCTCAGTGGCTTAGTTGAATTCAACATCATAGTATCCAC ATACAATCTCACAATAGGGAATGACCATGACCGCAGTCTGTTCCGCAAGCTGAGGCTGAAGTATGCTGTGTTTGATGAGGGCCACATGCTGAAAAATATGAACTCTCTACGCTACCGCCACCTCATGGCCATCAAT GCTGAGCACAGATTGTTGCTGACCGGAACACCTTTACAGAACAATCTGCTGGAGCTCATGTCACTCCTGAATTTCATCATGCCCTCCATGTTCTCCAGCAGTACCTCACAGATCTCCAAAATGTTCTCTACG AGGTCATCAGAGGAAGAAAGCAGTTTTCACAAGGAAAGAATTGCTCAGGCCAAACTTATCATGAAGCCTTTCATTCTGAGACGAGTCAAGAGTGAG GTGTTAAAAGAGCTTCCACCGAAAGTGGAGAAGGTTGAAATGTGTCCCATGAGTGATGCCCAGCAGAAGCTGTATGACAAACTTTTCAAAAGACTCAAGAAGGCTCCGAATGGAGAGA AGCGGGAGCTCTGTAATGTTATGATGCAGCTGAGAAAGATGGCTAATCATCCGTTGCTGCACCGCCAGTACTACACCAGTGACAAATTGGCTGCCATGAGTAAAGCCATGCTTAAG GAGCCAACACATTTTGATGCCGACCCTGCACTGATCCAGGAGGACATGGAGGTGATGTCTGATTTTGAGCTGCATAATTTATGTAAACAGTACAGCTCCATCAGCAGTTTTCAGCTGGAGAAAGCACTACTCTTAGACTCTGGAAAGTTTGCACTTTTAACCAAAATACTCACCAGGCTCAAAGAAAAG GGTGATAGGGTTGTCCTTTTCAGTCAGTTCACCATGGTGCTGGACATTGTGGAGATTCTGCTCAAACACCTTGACCATCAGTTTGTTCGACTGGATGGTTCTACTCCCATGGCGGAGAG GATTGGTCTCATCGACAAATACAATACAAACCCTGAAATTTTTGTGTTCCTCCTGTCGACTCGGGCTGGGGGGCAGGGAATCAACCTTGCCTCTGCAAACACAGTGATACTGCATGACATTGATTGCAATCCATTCAATGATAAACAAGCAGAGGACCGCTGTCATCGAATGGGGCAAACCAG AACCGTGCAGGTGATCAAGCTCATCAGCAGAGATTCGATTGAGGCCTGCATGCTCCGTGTGGGACAGGAGAAGCTGAAACTAGAACAGGACATGACTACTGATGGAG